A genomic segment from Alistipes senegalensis JC50 encodes:
- the mltG gene encoding endolytic transglycosylase MltG has translation MSKKTLLRISLGVFVVVVAAGVAVRQQFYGNAVAAEHDLYVSGRAEYGEALDSLLPHILHRRAFGAYARRIGLERTFKPGHYVLKPGMSVIEVARMLKLGMQTPVRVTINNVRIPAQLAQKLARQIDADSAAIMRALTSKELAAEVGFDSVTLFSMFIPDSYEFYWTVTPEEFVKRMKREYDRFWTPERDAERKRSGLSRLEVMTLASIVYEETHKTDEMPRIAGVYVNRLRKGIPLQADPTVKYAMQDFGLRRILYKHLKYPSPYNTYINRGLPPSPICMPGKNAIDAVLGFEQHDYIFFCARPTFDGYHNFARTLREHNANARAYSAELNRRKIK, from the coding sequence ATGTCTAAAAAAACATTGCTCCGGATCTCTCTGGGGGTGTTCGTCGTCGTCGTTGCGGCCGGTGTCGCCGTGCGGCAGCAGTTTTATGGAAATGCCGTGGCCGCGGAGCACGACCTTTACGTGAGCGGCCGGGCCGAATACGGAGAGGCGCTGGATTCGCTGCTGCCCCATATCCTGCATCGCCGCGCCTTCGGGGCCTATGCCCGGCGGATCGGTCTGGAACGGACGTTCAAGCCCGGGCACTATGTGCTGAAACCCGGCATGAGCGTCATCGAGGTGGCGCGCATGCTCAAACTGGGGATGCAGACGCCCGTGCGGGTGACGATCAATAACGTGCGCATCCCCGCGCAGCTGGCGCAGAAGCTCGCCCGGCAGATCGACGCCGATTCCGCGGCGATCATGCGGGCGCTGACCTCGAAGGAGCTGGCCGCCGAGGTCGGGTTCGACAGCGTGACGCTCTTTTCGATGTTCATTCCCGACAGCTACGAGTTTTACTGGACGGTGACGCCCGAGGAGTTCGTGAAGCGCATGAAGCGCGAATACGACCGTTTCTGGACCCCGGAGCGCGACGCCGAACGCAAGCGCAGCGGATTGAGCCGGCTGGAGGTGATGACGCTGGCGTCGATCGTCTACGAGGAGACCCACAAGACCGACGAGATGCCCCGCATCGCCGGCGTCTATGTCAACCGCCTGCGCAAAGGCATTCCCTTGCAGGCCGATCCCACGGTGAAATACGCCATGCAGGATTTCGGACTGCGGCGCATCCTCTACAAGCATCTGAAATATCCGTCGCCCTACAATACATATATTAATAGGGGCCTGCCTCCCTCGCCGATCTGCATGCCCGGGAAGAACGCCATCGACGCCGTGCTCGGGTTCGAGCAGCACGATTACATCTTCTTCTGCGCGCGGCCCACGTTCGACGGCTACCACAATTTCGCACGAACCCTGCGCGAGCACAATGCCAACGCCCGGGCGTACAGCGCCGAGCTGAACCGGCGCAAGATCAAATAA
- a CDS encoding putative quinol monooxygenase: MIRLNVFIRTTESNREELVRTAKELAAASLKDEGCVAYDLFESATRNDVLMICETWSDAKALAAHEQASHFTTLVPRMQQLGEMKLEKFVF, from the coding sequence ATGATACGACTCAATGTATTTATCCGCACGACGGAGAGCAACCGCGAGGAACTGGTGCGCACGGCCAAGGAGCTGGCAGCCGCCTCGCTCAAAGACGAAGGATGCGTGGCTTACGACCTGTTCGAAAGCGCCACGCGCAACGACGTTCTGATGATCTGCGAGACCTGGAGCGATGCCAAGGCCCTTGCGGCCCATGAACAGGCGTCGCATTTCACGACCCTCGTGCCGCGCATGCAGCAGCTGGGCGAGATGAAGCTCGAAAAATTCGTCTTCTGA
- a CDS encoding NYN domain-containing protein, whose protein sequence is MELNDKKFAVLIDADNISHRKIKDILDEIANYGTPTIKRIYGDFTNPKFAAWKEVLLENSITPIQQYAYTTGKNATDSALIIDAMDILHKEGVNGFCIVSSDSDYTRLASRIRESGKEVLGFGEKKTPKPFIKSCDKFIYVEILGLTPPPEKAAPAKKRVGTRKPAETETPAGPAAESAGEKRPAQDAGHASTIIRPFDDEFRTLLENTIDDAADDSGWASLGDVGSVLSKKMPDFDPRNYGYKKLSLLIRALSDAVDMKTEQQRIYVRNRLG, encoded by the coding sequence ATGGAACTGAACGACAAAAAATTCGCCGTGTTGATCGACGCCGACAACATCTCGCACCGCAAGATAAAGGATATTCTGGATGAGATCGCCAACTACGGCACGCCGACCATAAAACGGATTTACGGAGATTTCACCAACCCGAAATTCGCCGCCTGGAAAGAGGTGCTGTTGGAGAACTCCATCACGCCGATCCAGCAGTACGCCTATACGACGGGCAAGAACGCCACGGATTCGGCGCTGATCATCGACGCCATGGACATCCTGCACAAGGAGGGCGTGAACGGATTCTGCATCGTGTCGAGCGACAGCGACTACACGCGTCTGGCCAGCCGCATCCGCGAATCGGGCAAGGAGGTGCTGGGGTTCGGCGAGAAGAAGACGCCGAAGCCGTTCATCAAATCGTGTGACAAATTCATCTACGTCGAGATTCTCGGGCTGACGCCTCCGCCGGAGAAGGCGGCCCCTGCGAAGAAGAGGGTAGGGACGAGGAAGCCCGCCGAAACCGAGACGCCGGCCGGACCCGCTGCGGAGTCGGCCGGGGAGAAAAGACCGGCACAGGATGCGGGGCACGCTTCGACGATCATCCGGCCGTTTGACGACGAGTTCCGCACGCTGCTGGAGAACACCATCGACGACGCTGCCGACGACAGCGGCTGGGCTTCGCTGGGCGACGTGGGCAGCGTGCTGTCGAAAAAGATGCCCGATTTCGACCCCCGCAACTACGGTTATAAGAAACTGTCGCTGCTGATCCGGGCGCTCTCCGACGCGGTGGACATGAAGACCGAGCAGCAGCGGATTTACGTCCGCAACCGGCTGGGATAG
- a CDS encoding NAD(P)H-dependent flavin oxidoreductase, with translation MENRITTLFGIRYPVIAGGMVWCSGWRLAAAVSEAGGLGLIGSGSMTPELLREHIRKCRAATSRPFGVNVPLAYRYTPQLMEVIVEERVPAVFTSAGSPATWTGRLHDAGCRVAHVVSSSKFALKSRDAGVDAVVAEGFEAGGHNGREETTTMALVPQVRQAVDLPLIAAGGIATGAGMLAAFALGAEGCQLGTRFALTQESSACEAFKRRCVEVQEGDTILTLKKAIPTRLVRNGFCRTVEEAESRGATAEELLALVGRGRPKQGIFEGDLDEGELEIGQIAALIDDLPSAGDILRRLVAEYETARGNLRPL, from the coding sequence ATGGAAAACAGAATCACGACCCTTTTCGGCATCCGCTACCCCGTCATCGCGGGCGGGATGGTGTGGTGCAGCGGCTGGCGGCTGGCCGCCGCCGTCAGCGAAGCCGGCGGACTGGGGCTGATCGGCTCCGGCTCGATGACCCCCGAACTGCTGCGCGAACACATCCGCAAATGCCGCGCGGCCACCTCCCGCCCCTTCGGAGTCAACGTGCCGCTGGCCTATCGCTATACGCCTCAGCTGATGGAGGTCATCGTGGAAGAGCGCGTTCCGGCGGTCTTCACCTCGGCGGGCAGTCCCGCGACCTGGACCGGACGCCTGCACGACGCGGGCTGCCGCGTGGCGCACGTGGTGTCGAGTTCGAAATTCGCACTCAAAAGCCGCGATGCGGGTGTGGATGCCGTGGTGGCCGAAGGTTTCGAGGCGGGAGGCCACAACGGCCGTGAGGAGACGACGACGATGGCGCTCGTTCCGCAGGTGCGGCAAGCCGTCGATCTGCCGCTCATCGCCGCGGGAGGCATCGCCACGGGGGCCGGCATGCTGGCCGCCTTCGCCCTGGGCGCCGAAGGGTGCCAGCTGGGAACCCGCTTCGCGCTGACGCAGGAGAGCTCGGCCTGCGAGGCGTTCAAGCGGCGGTGCGTGGAGGTGCAGGAGGGCGACACGATCCTGACGCTCAAAAAAGCCATACCGACACGCCTCGTCCGCAACGGCTTCTGCCGCACGGTCGAGGAGGCCGAGAGCCGCGGCGCCACGGCGGAGGAACTGCTCGCGCTGGTAGGCCGCGGACGCCCGAAACAGGGTATTTTCGAGGGAGACCTCGACGAAGGGGAGCTGGAAATCGGACAGATCGCCGCGCTTATCGACGACCTGCCTTCGGCCGGCGACATTCTCCGCCGCCTCGTCGCCGAATATGAAACCGCGCGCGGAAACCTCCGTCCGCTCTGA
- the rd gene encoding rubredoxin: MKHTMPELPYALEALAPKMSKETLDYHYGKHLQTYVDNLNKLIPGTPYEEMPLDEIVRKADGGIFNNAAQTWNHTFFFRMLTPAQKPMPAKLTAKLAEAFGSVEAFKEEFTKAAVGLFGSGWAWLALDKAGKLSIVAKSNAGNPMTDGLRPVMTADVWEHAYYIDYRNRRAEFMAAFWELIDWQKVADRCIPKRYKCTACDYVYDPAKGDPETGIAPGTPFDEIPDDWTCPICGLYKSDFEAIEE; the protein is encoded by the coding sequence ATGAAACACACGATGCCTGAGCTTCCCTACGCATTGGAAGCGCTTGCTCCGAAGATGAGCAAAGAGACGCTCGACTACCACTACGGCAAGCATCTGCAAACCTATGTGGACAACCTGAACAAGCTGATCCCCGGTACGCCTTACGAGGAGATGCCGCTCGACGAGATCGTCCGCAAGGCCGACGGCGGCATATTCAACAACGCCGCCCAGACCTGGAACCATACTTTCTTTTTCCGGATGCTGACTCCTGCCCAGAAGCCCATGCCTGCGAAGCTGACCGCAAAGCTCGCCGAGGCGTTCGGTTCGGTGGAGGCTTTCAAGGAGGAGTTCACCAAGGCTGCCGTGGGGCTTTTCGGTTCGGGATGGGCCTGGCTGGCGCTGGACAAGGCCGGCAAGCTGTCGATCGTCGCCAAGTCGAACGCCGGCAATCCGATGACCGACGGTCTGCGTCCGGTGATGACGGCCGACGTTTGGGAGCACGCCTACTATATCGACTACCGCAACCGCCGGGCCGAGTTCATGGCCGCTTTCTGGGAGCTGATCGACTGGCAGAAGGTCGCCGACCGCTGCATTCCGAAGCGGTACAAGTGTACGGCCTGCGATTACGTCTACGACCCCGCCAAGGGCGATCCCGAGACCGGCATCGCTCCCGGAACGCCGTTCGACGAGATTCCCGACGACTGGACCTGCCCGATCTGCGGACTCTACAAGTCCGATTTCGAGGCGATCGAGGAGTAA
- a CDS encoding tetratricopeptide repeat protein: MRKFRILLLILASAACTLGAQAAGPEIGTLMERARDLFDYGRWSDARHEFLRAKAALTPSDRLLAQEVEFYLAACAVELGSADAEGALREFDERYPGSVYANDVRFALGSFYCSAGNMKKAREAFEKTDYRALSAPRREQYDIRMGYVEFGDGNYAKAYGYFDRIGSRSEYVDHARYYKAYIDYAEGRYGRAKQGFETLARSDAYGDVVPYYLLQIEFREGNYRYVVENGEALARRAVPERRAELERVMAESWFRLEDFNKTLEHLAAFRSAGGEMDRDAAYLEGFSLYRTARYPEAAEWLRKACGAEDALTQNASYHLADCYLRAGDKESAMQAFAMASDESLDAAIAEDALFNYAKLQYELGGGAFNGAINVLTRYVERYPSSPRAEEARTLLIAAYYNSRDYDAAYRAIKAMPSGDADIRAALQKIAYFRGLEAYSSGDLKAAQSYLAESAAVNVSPKYSALTSFWQGEIAFAQGDYAVAAAKYNAYLKRAPRTEREYALAWYNLGYCAFDRNDLQQAQEAFGKFLAAWLPRDSYRADALNRLGDAAYSDRRFEAAVGEYDKAIALGTPEKRYAQYKRAITFGILGHTDQKQQALRQIAAAGGDYADEASYELGRSYIAQEKYAEGAAQLEKFVAAYPASPRCMQAYSDLGLAYLNLGDKQKSLACYDRVVGASPQSAEAKGAMQSIREIYVSEGDVDAYFDYAAKAGVESDLTALSRDSLSFAAAQKLYLGGQRDAAAKSLRSYVASYPKGYYLTDALYYLSDCYLLAGDRENAIGTLTRLAGQGTNQYTVAVLEKLSGMTFEDKRWDEAASAYRRLYDVAPTKTGREDAMTGYVRATVAGGDGAKIAEMAADVCGHDDAGAVALREAKYAWAGQLRAEGRSAEAVKLYKELAKEVRTKEGSEAAYYVIESTFESGDMDKTEAAVFAFSEREPQAYWLARAFILLGDVYVRKGDTFQARATWQSVADGYSPADDGIVEEAKARIAKLN, encoded by the coding sequence ATGCGAAAATTCCGGATATTGTTGCTGATCCTTGCCTCGGCGGCGTGCACCCTCGGTGCGCAGGCCGCCGGGCCCGAAATAGGGACGCTCATGGAGCGCGCCCGCGACCTGTTCGACTACGGCCGCTGGAGCGACGCGCGGCATGAGTTCCTGCGTGCGAAGGCCGCCCTGACCCCTTCGGACCGCCTGCTGGCCCAGGAGGTTGAGTTCTATCTGGCCGCCTGCGCCGTGGAGCTGGGCAGCGCCGATGCCGAAGGGGCCCTGCGTGAATTCGACGAGCGTTATCCCGGGTCGGTCTACGCCAACGACGTGCGTTTCGCCCTCGGGTCGTTCTACTGTTCGGCCGGGAACATGAAGAAGGCCCGCGAAGCCTTCGAAAAGACCGATTACAGGGCCCTGAGCGCGCCGCGCCGCGAGCAGTACGACATCCGCATGGGATACGTCGAGTTCGGTGACGGCAATTATGCGAAGGCATACGGCTATTTCGACCGCATCGGCAGCCGCAGCGAGTATGTCGATCACGCCCGTTATTACAAAGCCTATATCGACTATGCCGAGGGACGCTACGGCCGGGCGAAGCAGGGCTTCGAGACGCTCGCGCGCAGCGACGCCTACGGCGACGTGGTGCCGTACTACCTGTTGCAGATCGAGTTCCGCGAGGGCAACTACCGCTACGTGGTCGAGAACGGCGAGGCGCTGGCCCGCCGGGCGGTTCCCGAACGCCGCGCCGAACTGGAGCGCGTGATGGCCGAATCGTGGTTCCGGCTGGAGGATTTCAACAAGACGCTGGAGCACCTCGCGGCTTTCCGGAGCGCCGGCGGCGAGATGGACCGCGACGCCGCCTATCTCGAAGGCTTCTCGCTCTACCGCACGGCCCGCTATCCCGAGGCCGCGGAGTGGCTGCGCAAGGCGTGCGGCGCCGAGGACGCCCTGACGCAGAACGCCTCCTACCACCTGGCCGACTGCTACCTGCGCGCCGGGGACAAGGAGTCGGCGATGCAGGCTTTTGCGATGGCTTCGGACGAGTCGCTGGATGCCGCGATCGCCGAAGATGCGCTGTTCAACTATGCCAAACTGCAATACGAGCTGGGCGGTGGAGCCTTCAACGGCGCGATCAACGTGCTGACGCGCTATGTCGAACGCTATCCCTCGTCGCCGCGCGCGGAGGAGGCCCGGACGCTGCTGATCGCCGCCTACTACAACTCCCGCGACTACGATGCCGCCTACCGCGCCATCAAGGCGATGCCTTCGGGCGATGCCGACATCCGCGCGGCGTTGCAGAAAATAGCCTATTTCCGCGGGCTGGAGGCTTACTCCTCCGGCGATCTGAAAGCTGCGCAAAGCTACCTCGCGGAGTCCGCGGCGGTGAACGTCAGTCCGAAATACTCGGCTCTGACCTCTTTCTGGCAGGGCGAGATCGCCTTTGCGCAGGGCGATTACGCCGTTGCCGCCGCCAAATACAACGCCTACCTGAAACGGGCGCCCCGCACCGAGCGCGAATATGCCCTGGCGTGGTACAACTTAGGTTACTGCGCTTTCGACCGCAACGATCTCCAGCAGGCGCAGGAGGCTTTCGGCAAGTTCCTCGCCGCATGGTTGCCGCGCGACAGCTACCGCGCCGACGCGCTGAACCGATTGGGCGACGCGGCCTATTCCGACCGGCGGTTCGAAGCGGCCGTGGGGGAGTACGACAAGGCCATCGCGCTGGGAACGCCCGAAAAGCGATATGCTCAGTACAAACGGGCCATCACGTTCGGCATTCTGGGCCATACGGACCAAAAGCAGCAGGCCCTGCGGCAGATCGCCGCTGCGGGCGGGGACTATGCCGACGAAGCCTCTTACGAGCTGGGACGCAGCTACATCGCGCAGGAAAAATATGCCGAGGGCGCCGCGCAGCTCGAAAAGTTCGTCGCTGCCTATCCCGCTTCGCCGCGCTGTATGCAGGCTTATTCCGATCTGGGGCTGGCTTACCTGAATCTCGGCGACAAGCAGAAGTCGCTGGCCTGCTACGACCGGGTGGTCGGGGCGTCGCCCCAGTCGGCCGAGGCCAAGGGCGCGATGCAGTCGATCCGCGAGATCTACGTTTCGGAGGGCGATGTGGACGCCTATTTCGACTATGCCGCCAAGGCGGGCGTGGAAAGCGACCTGACGGCTCTGTCGCGCGATTCGCTGTCGTTCGCCGCGGCGCAGAAGCTCTACCTCGGCGGGCAGCGGGATGCCGCCGCCAAGTCGCTGCGCAGCTATGTGGCGAGCTATCCCAAAGGCTATTACCTGACCGATGCGCTCTACTACCTGAGCGACTGCTATCTGCTTGCGGGTGACCGCGAGAACGCTATCGGGACGCTGACCCGGCTGGCCGGGCAGGGTACGAACCAGTATACCGTGGCCGTGCTGGAGAAACTCTCCGGGATGACGTTCGAGGACAAGCGCTGGGACGAGGCCGCATCGGCCTACCGGCGGCTTTACGACGTGGCGCCGACCAAGACGGGCCGCGAGGATGCCATGACGGGTTATGTGCGCGCCACCGTGGCCGGGGGCGACGGGGCGAAGATCGCCGAAATGGCCGCCGATGTCTGCGGGCACGACGACGCGGGGGCCGTGGCGCTGCGCGAAGCGAAATATGCCTGGGCCGGGCAGCTGCGGGCCGAGGGCCGGAGCGCCGAGGCGGTGAAGCTCTACAAGGAGCTTGCGAAGGAGGTGCGCACGAAGGAGGGCTCCGAAGCCGCCTATTACGTGATCGAATCGACGTTCGAAAGCGGCGACATGGACAAGACCGAAGCCGCCGTGTTCGCCTTCTCGGAGCGGGAGCCGCAGGCTTACTGGCTGGCGCGGGCTTTCATTCTGCTGGGCGACGTTTACGTCCGCAAGGGGGACACGTTCCAGGCCCGGGCGACGTGGCAGAGTGTCGCCGACGGTTATTCGCCCGCCGACGACGGCATTGTGGAGGAGGCGAAGGCACGAATCGCAAAATTGAATTGA
- a CDS encoding OsmC family protein has product MIEKVTLQMSENGKFRTADGAGCDTMNPKALLLYAAAQCAAQTALMIMRKERIAPKRFEIGFSGELSTQELRSESVFTSFHVVYNVECGSEDDQAKVSRAIVLTHEKHCGLVRMLRMIAPVSHEVAVVSTEPAKA; this is encoded by the coding sequence ATGATTGAGAAAGTAACTTTACAGATGTCCGAAAACGGAAAATTCCGGACCGCAGACGGCGCCGGATGCGACACGATGAACCCCAAGGCCCTGCTGCTCTACGCCGCCGCGCAATGCGCCGCACAGACGGCGCTGATGATCATGCGGAAAGAGCGCATCGCGCCCAAGCGGTTCGAAATCGGCTTCTCGGGAGAGCTGTCCACCCAGGAACTCCGATCGGAGAGCGTATTCACCTCGTTCCATGTCGTTTACAACGTCGAGTGCGGTTCCGAGGACGACCAGGCGAAAGTCAGCCGCGCCATCGTCCTCACGCACGAAAAACACTGCGGTCTGGTGCGGATGCTGCGGATGATCGCTCCCGTTTCGCACGAAGTCGCGGTAGTGAGTACCGAACCTGCGAAAGCGTGA
- a CDS encoding PaaI family thioesterase: MKRIFNPWEGMEGYHCYGCDPHSPQGLRMEFYEDGDDIVSVWKPRPEFQGWVDTLHGGIQATLADEISSWVVFRKFQTSGVTSRMEVRYHKPIRTTGGRIVLRARVEEQRRNIVRIAVEIRDVRGELCTEAVCVYFLFPKEKARREFHFCDCSVGEDDRNPLEEAES, from the coding sequence ATGAAACGCATTTTCAATCCGTGGGAGGGCATGGAGGGCTACCATTGCTACGGCTGCGATCCGCACAGCCCGCAGGGGCTGCGGATGGAGTTTTACGAGGACGGGGACGACATCGTGAGCGTGTGGAAACCCCGCCCGGAGTTCCAGGGATGGGTGGACACGCTGCACGGCGGCATCCAGGCGACGCTGGCCGACGAGATCAGCAGCTGGGTCGTTTTCCGGAAATTCCAGACCAGCGGGGTGACCTCCCGGATGGAGGTCCGCTACCACAAGCCGATCCGTACGACCGGCGGGCGCATCGTCCTGCGGGCCCGCGTCGAGGAGCAGCGGCGCAATATCGTCCGTATCGCCGTGGAAATCCGCGACGTGCGCGGCGAGTTGTGCACCGAGGCGGTCTGCGTCTATTTTCTGTTTCCTAAGGAGAAGGCCCGCCGGGAGTTTCATTTCTGCGATTGCAGCGTCGGGGAGGACGACCGGAACCCGTTGGAAGAGGCGGAAAGTTGA
- a CDS encoding TolC family protein: MKNAVSILLLCLSLPAFGQTSLDGYRAAVADYSWQLKIAASQSDAAAETLGQARTGYLPRLAMDGSFTKTFHRYEGIEPWTFGVLPQVVQTVYGGGAVRASARQAELGYDIALCDEEFSRLDVRYAADYAYWNLSAVELYAASMRQYVSIIRSLKEVVDRRFAEGYIAKGDVLMIDARLSEAEYSLVSAEQSYEVALHNFNILRGTDAALDVRLAQSIRDSLPMPGRVVSAEALARRPDYAAARLRAEQADWGVRSARAPFNPQLSVGVGGSWQPFSPNRTGATTVDGSVFVKLSVPIFHWGERRRAVGIARAVQRQQEWTAALRHDDIVREEMNGWTALVQSRAQVDATEESLRIAAENLSISTYSYGEGLATILDVLQAQLSWIQLYSNAIRAHYNYAVAVSDYQRITAQ, from the coding sequence ATGAAAAACGCAGTTTCGATACTCCTTTTGTGCCTCTCCCTGCCGGCGTTCGGACAAACCTCGCTCGACGGCTACCGGGCGGCGGTCGCCGATTACAGCTGGCAACTGAAGATCGCCGCCTCGCAGAGCGACGCTGCGGCCGAAACGCTGGGGCAGGCCCGTACGGGCTACCTTCCGCGGCTGGCGATGGACGGGAGTTTCACCAAGACCTTCCACCGTTACGAAGGCATCGAGCCGTGGACCTTCGGCGTACTGCCGCAGGTGGTCCAGACGGTTTACGGAGGCGGTGCGGTGCGGGCTTCGGCCCGGCAGGCCGAACTGGGCTACGACATCGCCCTGTGCGACGAGGAGTTTTCGCGCCTCGACGTGCGTTATGCCGCCGACTATGCCTACTGGAACCTTTCGGCCGTGGAGCTCTATGCCGCGTCCATGCGCCAGTACGTTTCGATCATCCGTTCGCTCAAAGAGGTCGTGGACCGCCGTTTCGCCGAGGGGTATATCGCCAAGGGCGACGTGCTGATGATCGACGCCCGGCTGAGCGAGGCCGAATATTCGCTCGTGAGCGCCGAACAGAGTTACGAAGTGGCCCTGCACAACTTCAACATCCTGCGCGGCACCGATGCTGCGCTCGACGTGCGGCTGGCGCAGAGCATCCGCGATTCGCTTCCGATGCCCGGGCGGGTCGTGTCCGCCGAGGCCCTGGCGCGCCGTCCCGACTATGCTGCCGCACGGCTGCGTGCGGAGCAGGCCGATTGGGGCGTCCGTTCGGCTCGGGCGCCCTTCAATCCGCAGTTGAGCGTCGGGGTAGGGGGATCGTGGCAGCCTTTCTCGCCCAACCGGACCGGGGCCACGACGGTGGACGGATCGGTTTTCGTGAAGCTCTCGGTGCCGATCTTCCATTGGGGCGAACGCCGCCGGGCCGTGGGGATCGCGCGCGCCGTGCAGCGACAGCAGGAGTGGACCGCCGCGCTGCGCCACGACGACATCGTGCGCGAGGAGATGAACGGCTGGACGGCGCTGGTGCAGAGCCGGGCGCAGGTCGATGCCACGGAGGAGAGCCTCCGCATCGCGGCCGAAAACCTCTCGATCAGCACCTATTCCTACGGCGAGGGGCTTGCGACGATCCTCGATGTCCTGCAAGCCCAGCTCAGCTGGATTCAGCTCTATTCCAACGCCATCCGGGCGCACTACAACTATGCCGTGGCGGTCTCCGACTACCAGCGCATCACGGCGCAGTAA